One region of Anas acuta chromosome Z, bAnaAcu1.1, whole genome shotgun sequence genomic DNA includes:
- the PHAX gene encoding phosphorylated adapter RNA export protein, with protein sequence MALEARRMEGDVEDGELSDSDSDMPGAGSPGGQQQKSHDGSNSGRPFQSSISSCAPSVPYRTTKSVDSSDESFSESDDDSCLWKRKRQKCFNLPPAKPEPFPLSQSHQKQTAVGGKKVNNIWGVVLQEQNQDAVATELGILGMDGSIDRSRQSETYNYLLAKKLMKEAQQKEAETLDKELDEYMHDDKKTTPAEEENGQGFLKRKRPVKDRLGERQEMKYKGRYEITEEDSEEKVADEIAYRLCEPKKDLIARVVKIIGKRKAIELLMETAEVEQNGGLFIVNGTRRRTPGGVYLNLLKNTPSVKEEQIKEIFYLENQKEYENKKAAKKRRIQVLGKKMKKAIKGLNLQEYDDASRETFASDTNEALASLDDLQDGHHEAKMEPEDIIEIDNAHDLEIF encoded by the exons ATGGCGCTGGAGGCGCGGAGGATGGAGGGCGACGTGGAGGACGGCGAGCTCTCCGACTCGGACTCCGACATGCCCGGGGCCGGCTCCCCggggggacagcagcag AAATCTCATGATGGCAGTAATTCAGGCAGACCTTTCCAGAGCAGCATTTCATCCTGTGCACCAAGCGTTCCTTATCGAACAACCAAAAGTGTGGATTCAAGTGATGAAAGCTTTTCCGAATCTGATGATGACAGCTGTCTGTGGAAACGAAAGCGACAGAAATGTTTCAACCTTCCTCCTGCAAAGCCTGAGCCTTTTCCACTTAGCCAGAGCCACCAAAAACAAACTGCTGTAGGTGGTAAGAAGGTCAACAATATTTGGGGTGTTGTGCTTCAGGAGCAGAATCAGGATGCAGTGGCTACTGAACTTGGGATTCTAGGGATGGATGGCAGTATTGACAGAAGCAGGCAGTCTGAGACTTACAATTATTTATTGGCTAAAAAGCTGATGAAGGAAGCTCAGCAAAAGGAGGCAGAGACGTTAGATAAAGAACTGGATGAATACATGCATGACGACAAGAAAACAACtccagcagaagaggaaaatggaCAAGGCTTTCTCAAACGGAAGCGGCCTGTAAAAGATAGACTGGGTGAAAGgcaagaaatgaaatataaaggAAGGTATGAAATAACAGAAGAAGattcagaggaaaaagtggCGGATGAAATAGCTTATCG aCTTTGTGAGccaaagaaagatttaattGCCCGAGTAGTGAAAATAATTGGAAAGCGAAAAGCCATTGAACTGCTTATGGAAACAGCCGAAGTGGAACAAAATGGTGGACTGTTCATAGTG AATGGTACCAGGAGGAGAACACCAGGGGGTGTTTATTTAAACCTGCTGAAGAATACACCCAGTGTCAAAGAAGAACAAATCAAG gaaaTATTCTATCTGGAAAACCAAAAGGAGtatgaaaacaagaaagctgCAAAGAAGAGGAGAATACAAGTTCTaggaaagaagatgaaaaaagccATCAAAGGGCTTAACTTGCAAGAATACGATGATGCATCTCGTGAGACTTTTGCTAGTGATACAAATGAAGCTCTGGCTTCTCTGGATGATTTACAGGATGGACACCATGAAGCAAAGATGGAACCTGAAGATATTATAGAAATTGATAATGCTCATGATTTGGAGATCTTTTAG